The Pyrenophora tritici-repentis strain M4 chromosome 3, whole genome shotgun sequence genome has a window encoding:
- a CDS encoding GlpG, membrane protein has product MAANDYFNPSGPPQHKNDAPLPPTPGNHTQQSVSPVSSPFDDRPYPGQTHSSGALGGYPIDTSYSNTSYQQPTQYDSTAHINDPYARQPDPFADQNAIPLQNQQNQHKNDGDAPLRFNNDPEYYGMGVQPARKKSKKKKGLFSGRVTWVVYILTAVQVGVFIGELVKNGILTGSPIQTKPTFNIMIGPSPYVLINMGARFTPCMHNIRKAIEANPPVLEWPCPNTTTINADAPKCTLAELCGMGSGVPDQTGITRFDDHSREPNQWWRFITPIFLHAGLIHIGFNMLLQWTLGRDMEKEIGPLRFLLVYFSAGIFGFVLGGNYAPEGLTSVGCSGSLFGILALTMLDLLYNWSTRRSPVKDLLFLLLDMAIAFVIGLLPGLDNFSHIGGFCMGLVLGICIIHSPQSLRARTGMNEPPYATVDTQPLAPTAEESKTKISAFAKQPVGFFKGRKPLWWAWWVLRAGGLVAVFIGFILLLRNFYEWRNTCSWCKHLSCLPVKTNGVNWCDMGSLNFTSTTSTTPNKRALEPLSLAWEMGQMAARA; this is encoded by the exons ATGGCGGCCAACGACTACTTCAATCCCTCCGGCCCGCCGCAACACAAAAATGATGCGCCCCTACCGCCCACGCCAGGCAACCACACACAGCAATCCGTCTCCCCCGTCAGTTCGCCCTTCGACGACCGGCCATACCCAGGGCAAACACATAGTAGTGGTGCCCTGGGCGGCTATCCCATCGATACATCGTACTCAAACACATCCTATCAACAACCGACACAATACGACTCTACCGCACATATCAACGACCCGTACGCGCGACAACCAGATCCGTTTGCCGACCAAAACGCAATACCGCTGCAGAATCAACAGAATCAACACAAGAATGACGGAGACGCCCCACTGCGATTTAATAACGATCCCGAGTATTACGGCATGGGCGTACAACCTGCACGGAAAAAGAGCAAAAAGAAGAAGGGCTTATTTAGTGGGCGAGTGACGTGGGTTGTATACATACTCACAGCCGTACAAGTAGGCGTCTTCATTGGAGAATTGGTAAAGAATG GCATACTAACAGGATCACCCATCCAAACCAAACCAACCTTCAACATCATGATTGGCCCCTCACCCTACGTCCTCATCAACATGGGCGCCCGCTTCACACCCTGCATGCACAACATCAGAAAGGCAATCGAAGCCAACCCACCCGTCCTCGAATGGCCTTGTCCCAACACCACAACCATCAACGCCGACGCACCCAAATGCACCCTCGCGGAACTCTGCGGCATGGGTAGCGGTGTCCCCGACCAAACCGGCATCACAAGATTCGATGACCACAGCCGCGAGCCCAACCAATGGTGGCGATTCATCACGCCTATCTTCCTCCACGCCGGACTCATACATATCGGCTTCAACATGCTCCTCCAATGGACTCTAGGCCGCGACATGGAAAAAGAAATCGGCCCCCTCCGCTTCCTCCTCGTGTACTTCTCTGCTGGAATCTTTGGCTTCGTCCTCGGTGGAAATTACGCACCTGAAGGCCTCACATCCGTCGGCTGCTCGGGTTCGCTATTCGGTATCCTCGCTCTCACTATGTTGGATCTACTGTACAACTGGTCCACACGCCGCAGTCCCGTAAAAGACTTGCTGTTTCTCCTCCTCGACATGGCCATCGCTTTCGTCATCGGCCTCCTCCCCGGTCTCGACAATTTCTCCCACATTGGCGGCTTTTGCATGGGCTTGGTATTGGGTATTTGCATCATCCACTCCCCGCAGAGTCTGCGTGCGCGAACCGGTATGAACGAGCCGCCATACGCAACAGTGGACACCCAGCCCCTAGCCCCGACAGCCGAGGAAAGTAAAACCAAAATCTCCGCCTTTGCCAAACAGCCCGTGGGCTTCTTCAAGGGCAGGAAGCCGCTTTGGTGGGCGTGGTGGGTTCTTAGGGCTGGCGGGCTCGTCGCTGTCTTTATAGGGTTTATACTGCTGCTGAGGAACTTTTATGAGTGGAGGAATACTTGTAGTTGGTGTAAGCATTTGAGTTGCTTG CCCGTCAAGACAAATGGTGTCAACTGGTGCGACATGGGTAGTCTAAACTTCACCAGCACTACGTCGACGACGCCCAATAAGCGTGCGTTGGAGCCGCTGAGTTTGGCGTGGGAAATGGGTCAGATGGCGGCGCGGGCATGA
- a CDS encoding Dynamin-N domain containing protein: MNPDRRNSRPSTPGESSRSRRGVSDDFVPRRNVGPGYMTVGGGNTTSDAAARLVSMLDEDSGYGGSVQDGEGSGMSWRSNIGEDRPSPTPILSGGPGNAEHEKQRSHVLQLRYNQNKNALGRAIHGTIETLKSFQEMNLKWPAHYPSVQATEKQKALLRDDARPGLHHTQSAIGDFDPDMRSPERPRGPRRAGTTIGDDPMAESSSAAENKRKDEPRLVTPQLAHDFSVLKLELRMGGRTQSDLVHSLEKNSVASLLDGQIQQSIRHLFSLKERIEDTSSKVLVTGDLNAGKSTFCNALLRRKVLPEDQQPCTSIFCEVLDFRENGMVEEVHAIPIGCTYSRNDESTYVVFDLKDLEKIVIDSDHFSQCKIYIKDIRDVDESLLNNGVVDIALIDAPGLNADSIKTTAVFARQEEIDVVVFVVSAANHFTESAKNFIFTAAREKAYMFMVVNGFDTIRDQKRCQQMILKQVHGLSPATFKESSELVHFVSSNAIPMGAGGPPDGDGDDDPNDKGKGKEAEKQRDFADLEASLRRFVLEKRARSKLAPAKTYLLNLLGDMNNLATVNRDVSQSELDRVKKEIEALEPEFEESKKSRVQAGEAVDRMVEDTTSEVYGHTRDTLNNCIAKVAEQDLGIEYPGLFSAYQYAEDIRDSMLHEVTESVRLCEEHARAQAVQGYNGIKNLGVLHLGNNLYADVMFRPERMFRKSVHALARQVDIDIDLWDFFDIASLWERQEKAAGAGMAMTVAGVVGGRLVGGVGWVDGALGAAKVMGTSNIRRLIIPGLIAGVALGVSYVLASVPKSLPHRLSAKLSQQLAAIDYTHSNALRISSEVRRALKGPANDVRIGLQRNVEKLQLKKEETSKAREETEVARKYFGNLVRNSNDLLQTVQRVDLESAPPVIGSMQ, encoded by the exons ATGAATCCCGACCGCCGCAACAGCCGACCCTCTACGCCTGGAGAGTCGTCCAGGAGCCGCCGTGGAGTGTCCGATGACTTTGTCCCGCGGCGTAATGTAGGCCCCGGCTACATGACCGTTGGCGGCGGAAACACTACCAGCGATGCCGCCGCCCGCCTCGTATCTATGCTAGACGAGGACTCGGGTTATGGTGGAAGTGTCCAGGACGGCGAGGGTTCTGGCATGAGTTGGCGTTCCAACATTGGCGAGGACAGGccttcacccacacccaTCCTGTCCGGCGGACCAGGCAATGCCGAACATGAGAAACAGCGCAGCCATGTGCTCCAACTACGATACAACCAGAACAAGAATGCTCTTGGCCGCGCAATTCATGGTACCATCGAGACATTGAAAAGTTTCCAAGAGATGAATCTAAAGTGGCCCGCACATTACCCCTCCGTCCAGGCGACCGAAAAGCAAAAGGCACTCCTCCGAGACGATGCACGGCCCGGCTTGCACCACACACAGTCTGCGATAGGCGACTTCGACCCGGATATGCGTTCGCCTGAACGACCGCGGGGTCCACGACGAGCGGGCACGACCATCGGAGACGACCCCATGGCCGAGTCGAGTTCAGCGGCTGAGAACAAACGCAAGGACGAGCCTCGACTGGTCACCCCACAATTGGCTCACGACTTTTCTGTCCTGAAGCTGGAGCTGCGCATGGGCGGTCGGACACAGTCGGACCTGGTGCACTCGCTGGAGAAGAACTCGGTGGCCTCGCTTCTGGACGGCCAAATTCAACAGAGCATACGCCATCTCTTCTCTCTCAAGGAACGCATAGAAGACACTTCGAGCAAAGTCCTGGTTACCGGAGATTTGAATGCGGGAAAGTCCACCTTCTGCAACGCTCTACTCAGACGCAAGGTCTTGCCCGAGGACCAGCAGCCATGCACAAGTATCTTCTGCGAGGTTCTTGACTTCCGGGAGAACGGTATGGTTGAAGAGGTACACGCGATCCCCATCGGCTGTACGTACAGCCGGAATGACGAGAGCACCTATGTTGTCTTTGACCTGAAGGACTTGGAGAAGATTGTCATCGACAGTGACCACTTCTCGCAGTGCAAGATCTACATCAAGGACATTCGAGATGTAGACGAATCTCTCCTGAACAACGGCGTGGTCGACATTGCCCTCATCGATGCCCCGGGACTGAACGCCGACTCCATCAAAACAACTGCCGTCTTCGCTCGCCAAGAGGAAATCGAtgtcgtcgtcttcgttgTCTCCGCCGCAAACCACTTCACTGAATCTGCCAAGAACTTCATCTTCACTGCAGCGCGAGAGAAGGCTTACATGTTCATGGTCGTCAACGGTTTCGACACCATTCGTGACCAGAAGCGTTGTCAGCAGATGATTCTAAAGCAGGTACACGGACTTAGCCCGGCGACTTTCAAGGAGTCCAGCGAACTCGTACACTTTGTCTCCAGTAACGCGATCCCAATGGGTGCAGGCGGACCTCCAGATGGCGATGGTGACGACGACCCCAACGACAAAGGAAAGGGCAAGGAGGCAGAGAAGCAGCGGGATTTCGCTGACCTAGAGGCCTCATTGCGACGATTCGTCTTGGAGAAGAGGGCACGTTCAAAACTAGCACCAGCGAAGACTTATCTTCTCAACCTACTGGGAGACATGAACAATCTCGCTACAGTGAACCGAGACGTCTCCCAGAGTGAGTTGGACCGCGTAAAGAAAGAGATTGAAGCGCTCGAGCCTGAATTTGAAGAGTCAAAGAAGTCGCGGGTACAAGCTGGAGAAGCAGTGGATCGCATGGTGGAAGACACAACTTCGGAAGTTTACGGCCATACCCGGGATACGCTCAACAACTGCATCGCAAAGGTGGCAGAACAAGACCTTGGCATTGAATACCCTGGACTCTTCTCAGCCTACCAGTATGCCGAAGACATCAGAGACTCCATGCTACACGAAGTCACTGAAAGCGTTCGTCTATGCGAAGAGCACGCGCGAGCTCAGGCCGTACAGGGCTACAACGGTATCAAAAACTTGGGTGTCCTGCATCTTGGCAACAACTTGTATGCCGATGTCATGTTCCGCCCTGAGCGGATGTTCAGGAAGTCAGTGCATGCTTTGGCTAGACAGGTGGACATTGACATTGATCTGTGGGACTTCTTTGACATTGCGAGCCTCTGGGAACGACAAGAAAAGGCTGCAGGTGCTGGTATGGCCATGACTGTTGCTGGTGTCGTAGGTGGCAGATTAGTTGGTGGTGTCGGATGGGTGGATGGCGCCCTTGGTGCTGCCAAGGTCATGGGTACAAGCAACATACGGAGACTGATCATCCCTGGTCTCATCGCTGGTG TTGCCCTCGGTGTGTCTTACGTCCTGGCATCAGTGCCAAAGTCACTGCCTCACCGACTAAGCGCCAAACTGTCTCAGCAACTAGCAGCAATCGATTACACGCACTCCAACGCCCTCCGCATCAGTTCCGAGGTTCGCCGCGCACTTAAGGGTCCCGCCAACGACGTTCGCATCGGTCTGCAAAGAAATGTTGAAAAGCTGCAGCTCAAGAAGGAGGAGACGAGCAAGGCTAGGGAAGAAACCGAGGTAGCCCGCAAGTACTTTGGCAACCTCGTCCGCAACAGCAACGACTTGCTCCAGACAGTCCAACGTGTTGACCTGGAGTCGGCGCCACCCGTGATTGGTAGTATGCAGTAG
- a CDS encoding Snf7 domain containing protein, with the protein MNIVEWAFGKRMTPAERLRKHQRALEKTQRELDRERVKLENQEKKLVADIKKSAKNGQMGPLRIQAKDLVRTRRYIQKFYQMRTQLQAISLRIQVYLFVWMRLRACG; encoded by the exons ATGAAC ATCGTAGAATGGGCCTTCGGAAAGCGCATGACGCCTGCGGAACGGTTGCGGAAACACCAACGCGCACTCGAGAAGACGCAACGAGAGCTAGACCGCGAGCGCGTGAAGCTTGAGAACCAGGAGAAGAAGCTGGTAGCCGACATAAAGAAGAGCGCAAAGAATGGCCAAATGGGGCCGCTCCGAATACAAGCAAAGGACTTGGTTCGGACGAGACG GTACATCCAGAAGTTCTATCAGATGCGAACGCAACTGCAGGCTATCTCTTTGAGGATCCAGGTATATCTATTTGTATGGATGCGCCTGAGAGCATGTGGCTAA
- a CDS encoding Snf7 domain containing protein encodes MMQSMKGATTLLGSMNRQMNLPALQRIAMEFEKENDIMDQRQEMMDDAIDDATGMEDEEESEDVVNQVLDEIGIDLGQALGETPSGLQKNAVPEARVAQAIGGGGADPDDDDLQARLDSLRR; translated from the exons ATGATGCAGTCCATGAAGGGCGCAACAA CACTGCTTGGAAGCATGAACAGGCAGATGAACCTCCCTGCGCTACAGCGCATTGCCATGGAGTTCGAGAAAGAAAACGACATCATGGACCAGCGACaggagatgatggacgaTGCTATTGACGACGCCACTGGCATGGAAGACGAGGAGGAGAGCGAGGATGTTGTCAATCAAGTCCTGGATGAGATAGGCATTGATCTTGGCCAAGCT CTGGGAGAAACCCCGAGCGGATTACAAAAGAACGCAGTGCCAGAGGCCAGGGTCGCGCAGGCCATTGGGGGTGGAGGTGCTGATCCCGACGACGATGACCTTCAGGCTCGATTGGACAGCTTGAGGAGGTGA
- a CDS encoding UBN2 multi-domain protein, translated as MAVEKEEWKIPQLTAENHDTWFRRNKVKLKGKKVFYVCEKNLVQHCQIAIAGELTEAMEELEIAEADKHTKIRVNIEKRDKYLEDEATAIDLLFRSLTEDDQALIDEYDTAFQFWAYLQKKYTQTDATTANIYMTRIQTFTFNPGNTIVGSWEKLKEYRRKLVAADADTNGAYKDSALLLVLIRSLPKEFKTTIDTLNAQLNLTVEQKLKFLEEKEVRDQQDADEKALPAFRKTEKYVPPYKRRNHKSSPLSSDSESGTKFMVQCFLCDGAHGVRDCPRRERARKLLKEYDAKKSSKPPIKTLKQRNSHKKTGKAYGAEEVNSESDELSETSDSEPEEIETCRLSKDIVGKASPSTWAADTGASSHMSDQPSLFRRMIKIKRRLVRVGGENYMQTGKEKLKWCVKTDRRHGCQKYCLYLTLESICYQGEEFAQQA; from the coding sequence atggctgtagagaaggaagaatggaagattccccaacttacagctgaaaaccacgatacttggttccgccgaaacaaggtcaagcttaaggggaagaaagtcttctatgtctgcgagaaaaaCCTGGTACAGCACTGCCAAATAGCAATAGCCGGTGAACTaacggaggctatggaagagttggaaattgctgaagcagacaagcatactaagatccgcgtcaacattgaaaaaagagacaagtacctagaagatgaagccactgcaatcgatctcttgtttcggtcgcttactgaagatgaccaagcccttattgacgaatacgacactgccttccagttctgggcctacctacaaaagaagtacacccaaactgacgccacaaccgccaacatttacatgaccagaattcaaacgttcacattCAATCCTGGGAACACAattgttggatcatgggaaaagctaaaggaataccgacgcaaactcgtagcagcagacgctgacaccaacggagcttacaaggactctgcactactactcgttcttattagatcactcccgaaagaatttaagactacgattgacaccttaaacgcccaacttaaccttacggttgaacagaaacttaagtttctggaagagaaggaggttcgagaccagcaagacgccgacgaaaaagctctcccagcattccggaagacggagaagtatgttccgccttacaagcgccgaaatcacaagagctcaccactatcgtctgactccgaatctggtaCTAAGTTTATggtccaatgcttcctttgtgacggagcccatggcgtacgagactgtccaagacgtgagagagctcgaaagctccttaaggaatacgacgctaagaaatcatctaagcCGCCTATTAAGACACTCAAGCAAAGGAATTCTCACAAAAagactggcaaagcatatggagccgaagaagtcaattcagagtcagatgaattatccgagacctcagactctgaacccgaggaaattgagacatgccgtctctcaaaagacattgtcggtaaggcctctccatctacttgggctgccgacactggcgcctcctcccacatgtctgaccaaccctcattgtttagacgaatgatcaagatcaagcgAAGACTAGTTCGCGTTGGAggggagaattatatgcagactggaaaggagaagctcaagtggtgtgtaaagacggatcgtcgacatggttgtcagaagtactgcttgtacctaaccttggagtcaatttgttatcagggagaagaatttgcgcagcaggcctga
- a CDS encoding CynS, Cyanate lyase, which yields MAQHPIATLNEELVPRLPPSSPTLFEAKKKKNLSFEAIAKHVGRDEVAIAALFYGQAMASAQDIKKLSEILDIDAGMLESQLSGFPNRGSTLDMPPKDPTIYRLYEIVQNYGQAYKAVLHEKFGDGIMSAISFSTKIEKETDDKGEWAKITLRGKWLPYSRF from the exons ATGGCACAGCATCCTATTGCTACCCTGAAC GAGGAACTCGTCCCCCGCCTTCCTCCTTCTTCGCCCACTCTTTTCGAggccaagaagaagaagaaccTATCTTTTGAGGCCATTGCGAAGCATGTTGGGCGTGATGAAGTTGCAATTGCTGCTCTCTTCTACGGACAGGCCATGGCCTCAGCACAAGACATCAAGAAGCTCTCAGAAATTCTAGACATTGATGCCGGAATGCTGGAGTCGCAATTGTCTGGCTTTCCTAATCGAGGCAGCACTCTCGACATGCCGCCAAAGGATCCCACCATCTACCGTCTATATGAGATTGTACAGAACTACGGACAAGCGTACAAAGCCGTTTTGCATGAGAAGTTTGGCGACGGCATCATGAGCGCGATTTCATTCAGCACTAAGATAGAGAAGGAAACGGACGACAAGGGCGAATGGGCCAAGATTACGCTGAGGGGCAAGTG GCTGCCGTACTCCCGATTCTAA
- a CDS encoding RING-finger-containing ubiquitin ligase has product MEVRRDPRSFLFFIVLLLLINSPEPQQPAFNVRSRFREVIDREYYELGVLNTTRYGDFKPDKNKWLNVTGLRDEDGFAWELLDPVREKARVQSERILGDRWKRMLDGPPEEGEPVMPVYRNLSGYVQGEWTRSPLSRIRHPSDMGNASVTPDNPFGHLIEYDRNLTGTGGPLRMHITELEDKMRRNENKTISEISAKVVIGDKDSFGGNWWEFVAHGVHFMKSGTAVLTTTSDRFAGIFALSHMQMSPYMYSTSQEFLNWTIHEAIERQEKRTFPLWNPWTSAAEGTNEGLFQGHHCEFVLYLQELPSQYNVDMDWFEHELRFPTGAPISQHVLHAMSMVGFSPDCGFVIESKGPPDFPPSEAQHLLGAKTEDFNVRARHSILAFAISLAFQLSFTIKQMKETATPSMRSRVSFFTIAMMALGDGFTFLILIFMYLFLGTAQLALYSIAFIALFSVLTHLRFLMDIWSVQAAERARQERQEAAATPSPAPASRTATPAPSAEEGLPLPATAARPRPPTPIIIAPDQDDPDEDLAPAANNTTTTANTNNANANPRAELGALYSRFCLMLIVLFFITIQFATARTTYRAIYFDVVSFIYLSFWIPQIYRNIMRNCRRALRWDYVVGTSVARIMPIAYFYMKEDNVLFARTDWRVMGVLVGWVWVQVVVLASQEVLGPRFFVREGWAPPAYDYHPILREDEEGAALPLNVSTSPDSPSTIDAPSSSAADGDSIKASGESRSKGKKVFDCSICANDIEVPIIPAGADEASVTGMGGTSMILQRRQYMVTPCRHIFHAGCLEGWMRYRLMCPNCRESLPPL; this is encoded by the coding sequence ATGGAAGTAAGAAGAGACCCCCGGtccttcctcttcttcatAGTCCTCCTACTTCTCATCAACTCGCCCGAACCACAACAGCCTGCGTTCAATGTTCGCTCACGATTCCGAGAGGTCATCGACCGCGAGTACTACGAACTCGGCGTGCTCAATACGACGCGATACGGCGACTTCAAGCCGGATAAAAACAAATGGTTAAATGTCACTGGGTTGCGCGACGAAGATGGATTTGCATGGGAGTTGTTGGACCCTGTGAGGGAGAAGGCAAGAGTACAGTCAGAGCGGATACTGGGAGATAGGTGGAAACGCATGCTGGATGGCCCGCCCGAGGAAGGCGAGCCCGTGATGCCGGTATATAGGAACCTGTCTGGATATGTGCAAGGCGAATGGACGCGCTCGCCGCTCAGTCGCATACGACATCCTAGCGATATGGGCAATGCTTCGGTGACCCCAGACAATCCATTCGGACACCTCATAGAGTACGACAGAAACCTGACAGGGACAGGTGGGCCGTTGCGCATGCACATTACAGAGCTGGAAGACAAGATGCGGAGAAACGAGAACAAGACCATATCTGAGATCAGCGCGAAGGTGGTCATTGGCGATAAAGACAGCTTTGGAGGCAACTGGTGGGAATTCGTGGCACATGGCGTTCACTTCATGAAGAGCGGGACTGCTGTTCTAACTACTACGAGCGATAGGTTTGCAGGCATCTTCGCTTTATCCCACATGCAGATGTCGCCATACATGTATTCGACGTCGCAAGAGTTCCTGAACTGGACCATACATGAAGCCATCGAACGACAAGAAAAGCGAACATTCCCTTTGTGGAATCCGTGGACATCTGCAGCCGAAGGGACCAACGAGGGCTTGTTTCAAGGCCATCATTGCGAGTTCGTGCTGTATCTGCAAGAACTGCCGAGTCAGTACAACGTCGATATGGACTGGTTTGAGCACGAGTTACGATTTCCTACCGGAGCGCCCATCTCTCAGCATGTTCTACACGCCATGTCTATGGTCGGGTTCTCGCCAGACTGTGGTTTCGTCATTGAGTCCAAGGGTCCCCCAGACTTCCCACCGTCGGAAGCCCAACATCTGCTTGGAGCGAAGACAGAGGACTTCAACGTCAGGGCAAGACACAGCATTCTTGCATTTGCCATTAGTCTTGCCTTTCAACTCTCGTTCACTATCAAGCAAATGAAGGAGACAGCGACACCATCGATGCGTAGCAGAGTCAGCTTCTTCACCATTGCGATGATGGCTTTGGGAGATGGGTTTACATTCCTGATCCTCATCTTCATGTACCTGTTCCTTGGTACTGCACAGCTGGCACTGTACAGCATCGCCTTCATAGCCCTCTTCTCCGTGCTTACCCACCTCCGCTTCTTAATGGATATTTGGTCTGTTCAAGCTGCAGAAAGGGCTCGCCAGGAAAGACAAGAAGCAGCAGCCACGCCAAGTCCTGCTCCAGCATCTCGGACTGCCACTCCAGCACCTTCTGCTGAGGAGGGATTGCCACTACCAGCAACCGCAGCTCGGCCACGTCCGCCAACTCCAATCATCATTGCACCAGACCAGGACGATCCCGATGAAGACCTTGCGCCGGCTGCGAACAATACCACAACAACAGCTAACACGAACAACGCAAACGCGAATCCCCGGGCCGAACTTGGCGCACTCTATAGCCGGTTCTGTCTGATGTTGATAgtcctcttcttcatcaCGATTCAATTCGCCACGGCCCGCACAACCTACCGTGCCATCTACTTTGATGTAGTTTCCTTCATTTACTTATCTTTCTGGATACCACAAATCTACCGCAACATTATGCGGAACTGTCGGCGCGCATTACGCTGGGACTATGTTGTTGGAACGAGCGTGGCACGGATTATGCCTATAGCGTATTTCTACATGAAAGAAGACAACGTACTATTTGCGAGGACAGACTGGAGAGTGATGGGTGTTCTGGTGGGGTGGGTTTGGGTGCAGGTTGTGGTTCTGGCAAGCCAGGAGGTGTTAGGCCCACGATTCTTCGTTAGGGAAGGATGGGCACCACCGGCTTACGACTATCACCCCATCTTACGCGAGGACGAAGAAGGCGCTGCTCTGCCACTCAACGTCTCCACGTCTCCTGACTCGCCTTCGACGATCGATGCGCCGTCATCATCGGCCGCAGATGGCGATTCAATCAAAGCATCGGGAGAGTCCAGGTCTAAAGGCAAGAAAGTGTTCGACTGCAGCATCTGCGCCAACGACATTGAAGTTCCGATTATACCTGCAGGTGCGGATGAAGCCAGTGTTACGGGCATGGGCGGCACGAGCATGATTTTGCAGAGACGACAATACATGGTTACGCCTTGTCGACACATTTTCCATGCCGGGTGTTTGGAAGGGTGGATGCGGTATCGACTAATGTGTCCGAATTGCAGAGAGAGTCTGCCGCCATTGTAG